A segment of the Panacibacter ginsenosidivorans genome:
CGTTCAGGCGCGTTGATTTTTTCAAAAGGGTTGACAATTGTTGTTTCACGTTAAGGATTCATCTGCCGTTGGATATCTACAAAATATTCAAAGCTTATAATTTTTCTACCGCGCAATTTCAAAAGCGCATTAGGACCTTCGTTGGATTCATGCAGTAATACACTTTTTTAGGGTTGCTAAACTTTTAGAACCTAAGGGAACTTCTCTTGCTCAGTTGTCCCTAAATTTTGTGAACAGCTTTCAGTATCATCACTAATCTTTCTGTCAATTACTTTAGCATAAATCTGCGTTGTCTTAATACTTCTATGTCCCAGCATTTTACTTACTGAATCAATGGGAACTCCATTATCCAACATTACTGTTGATGCAAAAGTGTGTCGTGCAATATGAAAAGTAATTTGAGTCTGAATGTCACAGATATCTGCAAGTTCCTTCAGATAACTGTTTACTTTTTGATTACTCGGTACGCCCGTCTTAAGATGATGGATAGTAAGATTTGCAGCATCTACATACGCAAATCCTGCATAGCAACAGAAAAGAAACATATCGCGAACCTAGGCAAGTCGTCTTATTGTAATTTTTTTTCTTCCAGCGCTTTTAATTCTTCACTAGATAAATGAGGAATTTTTGGATCAATATGTTTGACTCTGAAATTTCGAAATGGATCTTAGTCCAACCAATCTTTATCGACGCAATCCCTGACTACCTTCTTCAAATTCTTGATCATTTTGCCGGAAGAATTAATCGAGAGTCCTTTTATCGCCTGCAAATAGAATTCGAACTTGCTAACGAAATCTATTCTTAAATCAGTTAATAAAACATCGCAGCCATTATTTCGCAAGTTCATATATTCGATAAGATGTTTTTCGGTACTTCTGTATTTAACCAATGTAAATTTCTTGTATATTCTCTTTACAGCAAGTTTGTCAAGGTCAAGAATGCTGAGTTTGAATACACCCAGTAATGTGCGTTTACTGCGATCTTCCCAAAAACATTTTTCCCCGAAGTGTATTGACATTGAAATTTCTATTTTGTTAGAACACAGTTGTGGCAAACGTTTCAGGAAATTCGGGATACAAAAAAATGAAAAAATATTTGCACCCTCAAAGGACACCTAGACCAACTGAAGAATACGATATATATATATATGTAGAAGTATATGAGTGAAAGACTTTTAAGCGAGCCCGGTCTTAAAATGTCAAAAAGTTGCGGACCCGGAAAAAGGGTCTAAAACGCGGAAACACGCTCCCATAGCTGGTTTCAAGTATTTTTATTCAACGGACCGGACGGCGTTTGAGACATCTTTATAATGGTTTTTTACAAGATATTGGATTTTGAAACGAGACCAGATTTCCATCTGGTTTCGTTTTTGTGATCTGGTTAATAATAGCGCTCAATTTGCTTTTACAAATTTTATTTGTTCCAGTTCGTTCTTACTGTTGATTACTTTCAAAATGTAAATTCCCTTTGGCAGTGCAGATACATCAATAGTTCTGTTTAAAATGTCATTGCTGACCGGCAGTCTTTGTTTAATAAAGGTTTGTCCTTGTACATCACTGATGATAATCTGAATGTTTGTTGTGTTTTTACTGATAAAATGAACAGTCAGCAGATTACTTGTAACAGGGTTAGGTGAAATACTTAAAGTGATATTCATTTCATTGGATACGAATGAACTCGCAGTCGTAAAGTTTGGACCCTTAACCCATTCAGATGTTGATGTGTCTTTTCCGCAGAGGCTTCTTACACCCCATTCATAAGTAGTATTTGGAGACAATCCTTTTAAAGTAAAATGGTTGCTGGTGGCAGGCTTTAATATCCTTATCCAGTCAATTGTATTTGTTGCACGATAAGCAATCATGAATCGCCTAACAGATGAGTCTGGTATTGTTCCATGCAACATTACTGAAGTATCTGTTATGTTTGTAACTTTTAAATTAGAAGGTGGGAGGCAAAAATTTTCATCGGGTGTATATTCCCAGAAATCTTTAGTATAACTGCCTGTGCCAATATATCCTTTACTGCCGATGGAAAATCCGACTGCACCAGTCCTCTCTGATCCCTCGAAATCCGCTTTCCGAGTCCAGGAATCGGTGATTGGATCGTATACTGTCCAGAAATTTGGGTTATTGGCACTACCTGTTCCAAGATATCCCTTATTTCCAATACTGAAACCAACAGCGTAGGCGCGGGTACCTCCCCCGACATCTGCTTTTTGCGTCCACTTATCAACAGCAGGATCATATTCCCAGAAATCTTTTCTAAGGGAGCTGCCAATCAAGCCGGTTCCAATATATCCTTTGCTTCCAATACTAAAACCGGCTGCAAACAATCGCTCATCTCCTCCAAAGTCGGCTTTCCGTGTCCATACATTCTTAACAGGATCATATTCCCAGAAATCATTTTTATCATAGGAACCATTATACCCCGTTCCAATATATCCTTTGTTGCCGATGCTGAAACCAACAGCTGAGATCCGGCCACTTCCTCCGAAATCTGCTTTAGGCGTCCAGGTATTAGCAGCAGGGTCGTATTCCCAGAAATCATTTCTGTAAGGATGGGAACCATCATAACCGGTTCCAATATATCCTTTGCTACCGATACTAAAACCAACAGCACCATCTCGAGCGGTACCGCCAAAATCAGCTTTCTGCGCCCAGGTGTTAGTAGCGGGATCGTATTCCCAGAAATCATTTCTAGGCTGACCACCACTAATATCTGCACCGGTTCCAATATACCCTTTGCTCCCAATGCTGAAACCAACAGCAAGTCTGCGGCCAGTACCACCAAAATCCGCTTTTTGTGTCCATGTGCCTTGTGCATTGCTGTTTGCGACACCTGTTATAAACAGGAAAACTGTAAGTAGTATTTTCATTTTCATAAATAAATGTTTTTAATGAGATATGGCATTATGAAATCACTTTCAATTTTTGTAATTCCTTTCTTGTTATTGTGGGTGGCATAATACCCTTTTTCATTTTTCCAATAACCAGTTCTGCCACCTTAGATGTATCCTTTTTTGTTGTAAATCCGCAATTGCCGGGCATTGCAGGAATGCTTGCCGGTGAATTAGTAACTTGCCGTCTCCCTACACATCATAGCAATATGTATGTGATTTTATAAGTGAAATTTGTTTTGCTGATTTGTGATGAAGATGTAGATTGTTGTCCATTTGTTTTTACGGCAGTTATCAACAACAATGCTGCAATCATCAGGAAGTATTTTTTCATTGTTGCTATTTTTTATTCTCAAAAAATTTGTTGAAGGATTTGCAACAACACCCTGCAATATTTTCTGCTGCAGGTGCTGTTTGAAATGATTGTTCTCAATTTGCTTTCACAAACTTTATTTGCTGCTGTTCGTTTTTGTTGTCGGCGATTTTTAAAACATAAATGCCTTTAGGCAGGGTAGATACATCAATTGTCTTTTGTAAAATGCCAACATTAAGCAACAGCTTTTGATTAATAAAGCCACGACCTTGCAGATCGCTGATGGTTAGCTGAATGTTTGTTGCATTTATGTTTGTGAAACGCACTGTAAGCATATTGCCTGTTACAGGGTTTGGAGAAATACTTAAAGTGGCTGATGCAAAAGAGGATGAAGTTGTAAAATTGGGACCCTTTATCCATTCAGATGTTGACGAGTCTTTGTCGCATATACTTCTTACTGCCCATTTGTAAGTAGTGTTAGGTTGGAGATCTTTTAAAACAATATGATCGGTTGATGAAGGTCTCCATTTCTTTATCCATGTTCCGGATCTTACAGAGCTATAAGCAACCTGGAAACAAAGAACAGAAGATGATGGTGGTGTCCATGATAGTCTTACGCAGGTATCTGCAACATTTGTTACTTTCAGATCTGTTGGTGGGAGACAAACGGTGATGGGAAGCAGATTTCTTAAAATTGCAAGCGGCGTACCATAATAATGCGCTATTGCAAGATCAGCCTTACCATCGCTATCAAGGTCGCTGATGGCTACACCACCAAAAGCGCCATAACCTGTGGGATATGCTATTCCTTCATCAAAAGATATTAAGCCGGGCGTGCATGTGTTTCGGTACACTGTTACATCGAAACCGCCTACTGTTGCCAAGTCAGGCTTCCCATCTCCATTTAAATCTCCAACAGAAACGTTTGTGCTCTCTGTGGAATAATAATCCACTTTATCAGAAAGCAAAATTGTTCCGGGTTGTGAAATATTTTTAAATATGGAAACGCTGTGTGAACTGTAGTTACATACAGCAACATCCAGTTTGTCATCTCCATCCAAATCACCTACAGCAACATCTTCAGGATGTGTTTCGGTAGTGTACTGTACAGGTGTTTCAAAAGATATTTGTCCATCAGATGAAATGTTTCTGAACACAGATATAGAAGTTCCTGAAGTTTGATAGAAGCCATTATTAGAAACCGTTAATTCCGGTTTTCCATCCCCATCCAAATCACCGGTAGCAATTCCAAAGGGATAATCTATGGTTGGGATGTCCATACCCTGATCAAATAAAAATTCGCCGATAGTACTTTTATTTTTAAATACAATTATGTGGTTCCAATCTGGATAGTTCGAGTTATTTACGGCAACAATGTCCGGCTTTCCATCACTGTCCAGATCACCAATTGAAATTTTTCCAAAACCTCCTCCAGCTAATCTTATTTTTGGTTCAAATGAAATTGATCCTTGCGTGCTGGTATTCCTGAATAGATCAACTGAATAAGCATTTAGCACCGCAATATCCAATTTTCCATCTCCATCCAAATCGCGGATTGCAAGATCATAATAGTTGTTTTCATCGGGTATGTAAATGTCTATTCTTTCTGCAAAAGAAAAATTTCCGATGTCCCCGGTATTTCTGAATATCGAAATGCCTCCTAACTCGCTAGAGGTAACCATGTCTGCTTTGCCGTCACCATCTAAATCACCTGTTGCAATACCTCGGGAATAACCCAACGATGCGAATTCCACTTTTGGTGCAAAGGAGTTTGTAGTGAATGGCCCGCCTCCACCTTCAAATGTCACAATAAATGGTTTAGCAGAATATGCAGTTAAGCCATTAGTTGTAACAGTTATGGGTTCGTATATAGCGCCCACAGGTACAGAAACGTTTAAAGATGTACTTGTTGCTGCAGTAACTGTTGCTTTGGTAGCCCCGAAGTACACTGTATTATCATCAGGATTTAAAGTGAAGTTTGTACCAGTTATTGTTACAGTAGTGCCAACAGGACCGGAGGTTGGAGAAAAAGAAGTAATGGTTGGTATAGCCATTATATTATTGTCTGGTGTGTATTCCCAGAAATCTTTGTAGTAAGTTCCATTTAAATTTCCTGTCCCTAAATATCCCGCCTTGCTGATACTGAAACCAACAGCATTGTCCCGGGCACCACCTTGAAAATCTGCTTTCTGCATCCATGTATTGGCTGCAGGATCGTATTCCCAGAAATCTTTATAATAATTGGGGAAATTGACTCCTGTTCCAATATATCCTTTGTTACCAATGCGTAAACCTACAGCATAACTTCGGGCAGGTCCACCGAAATCGGCTTTCTGTGTCCAAATGTTAGACACGGGATCGTATTCCCATAAATCTTTATAATAATTATTGCTTGCGTAATCATAGCCAGTGCCCAAATACCCCTTACTGCCGATGCTGAAACCAATTGCAGAATTGCGGGCACCTCCCACAAAATCCGCTCTCTGATTCCAGGTGTTGGAGCCAGGGTCATATTCCCAGAAATCTTGTTTGATGTAAGGGTAACTGCCATCATTTCCTGTTCCAATATATCCTTTGTTGCCAATGCTTAAACCTACAGCCTGACTTCGGGCAGTTCCTCCGAAATCTGCTTTCTGTGTCCAGGTGTTAGACATAGGATCGTATTCCCAGAAATCTTTATACGGTTTTACGCTTTCATAGTCTAATCCGGTGCCCAAATACCCTTCGTTGCCAACGCTGAAACCTACAGCAAAACTTCGGGCGGCTCCTCCAAAATCAGCCTTTTGAGTCCATGCGTTGATAGCAGGATCGTATTCCCATAAATCTTTGGTATCATTAAGGTTATTATCAAGTCCCGTTCCTAAGTATCCTTTGTTGCCGATGCTGAAACCAACTGCCCATTGACGTGTAGTGTTCCCGAAATCTGCTTTTTGCTTCCATATGCCCTGTGCCATACTGGTGACAGAAAAGATGGTCAATAGCATCATTGCCATTAGTAATATTTTCTTTTTCATAAACTCGTTTTTAAAAACTTAAAGAATGTTGTTACGGAATTACTTTTAATTTTTGTAATTCCTCTTTTGTTATTGTTGGCGGCATAATACCCTTATGCAATTTCTCAATTACCAATTCAGCAACTCTTGCTGCATTGGTTTTTGCTGCAAAACCTTTATTTCCTTGCATTGCAGGAATACTTGTCTGGTGAATCAGTAATTTGCCATCAGCATACACATCATAGCCATACGTATTATACGGTGAATTAATAATTTTATAGGTGAGTTTTGATTGAGTATTGACTTGCGAAGAACCCTGAACATTTTGCCCGGATATTTTTATTGCAGTTACTAACAGTAATATGGTAATGAGTAATAAATTCTTTTTCATTATTATAAATTTTTCTATTTGTAAAAAACTTCGCGGCTGATATCTTCAGGATAACAACCTGCAATACTTTTTATTACAGGTGTATAGATTAAAAGATGATTTTCCTTATTCGAATGTATGTCACAAGAATAAGCAGATTATATTTTTAAAACAATGACCCTAATCATTATTACCTCTTACGATCATCATTGCTTATGCGAAAAAGCAGTTATGAACTTTGTAAGAGATACATTAATGACATTGATGATTTTGTTCAGCAATGAACAAAGCGCAGAAGAGTGCGACGCAACAAAGCTTC
Coding sequences within it:
- a CDS encoding site-specific integrase, with the translated sequence MFLFCCYAGFAYVDAANLTIHHLKTGVPSNQKVNSYLKELADICDIQTQITFHIARHTFASTVMLDNGVPIDSVSKMLGHRSIKTTQIYAKVIDRKISDDTESCSQNLGTTEQEKFP
- a CDS encoding phage integrase SAM-like domain-containing protein; protein product: MSIHFGEKCFWEDRSKRTLLGVFKLSILDLDKLAVKRIYKKFTLVKYRSTEKHLIEYMNLRNNGCDVLLTDLRIDFVSKFEFYLQAIKGLSINSSGKMIKNLKKVVRDCVDKDWLD
- a CDS encoding DUF4907 domain-containing protein, which codes for MPGNCGFTTKKDTSKVAELVIGKMKKGIMPPTITRKELQKLKVIS
- a CDS encoding DUF4907 domain-containing protein; translated protein: MKKNLLLITILLLVTAIKISGQNVQGSSQVNTQSKLTYKIINSPYNTYGYDVYADGKLLIHQTSIPAMQGNKGFAAKTNAARVAELVIEKLHKGIMPPTITKEELQKLKVIP
- a CDS encoding kelch repeat-containing protein, giving the protein MKMKILLTVFLFITGVANSNAQGTWTQKADFGGTGRRLAVGFSIGSKGYIGTGADISGGQPRNDFWEYDPATNTWAQKADFGGTARDGAVGFSIGSKGYIGTGYDGSHPYRNDFWEYDPAANTWTPKADFGGSGRISAVGFSIGNKGYIGTGYNGSYDKNDFWEYDPVKNVWTRKADFGGDERLFAAGFSIGSKGYIGTGLIGSSLRKDFWEYDPAVDKWTQKADVGGGTRAYAVGFSIGNKGYLGTGSANNPNFWTVYDPITDSWTRKADFEGSERTGAVGFSIGSKGYIGTGSYTKDFWEYTPDENFCLPPSNLKVTNITDTSVMLHGTIPDSSVRRFMIAYRATNTIDWIRILKPATSNHFTLKGLSPNTTYEWGVRSLCGKDTSTSEWVKGPNFTTASSFVSNEMNITLSISPNPVTSNLLTVHFISKNTTNIQIIISDVQGQTFIKQRLPVSNDILNRTIDVSALPKGIYILKVINSKNELEQIKFVKAN
- a CDS encoding FG-GAP-like repeat-containing protein is translated as MKKKILLMAMMLLTIFSVTSMAQGIWKQKADFGNTTRQWAVGFSIGNKGYLGTGLDNNLNDTKDLWEYDPAINAWTQKADFGGAARSFAVGFSVGNEGYLGTGLDYESVKPYKDFWEYDPMSNTWTQKADFGGTARSQAVGLSIGNKGYIGTGNDGSYPYIKQDFWEYDPGSNTWNQRADFVGGARNSAIGFSIGSKGYLGTGYDYASNNYYKDLWEYDPVSNIWTQKADFGGPARSYAVGLRIGNKGYIGTGVNFPNYYKDFWEYDPAANTWMQKADFQGGARDNAVGFSISKAGYLGTGNLNGTYYKDFWEYTPDNNIMAIPTITSFSPTSGPVGTTVTITGTNFTLNPDDNTVYFGATKATVTAATSTSLNVSVPVGAIYEPITVTTNGLTAYSAKPFIVTFEGGGGPFTTNSFAPKVEFASLGYSRGIATGDLDGDGKADMVTSSELGGISIFRNTGDIGNFSFAERIDIYIPDENNYYDLAIRDLDGDGKLDIAVLNAYSVDLFRNTSTQGSISFEPKIRLAGGGFGKISIGDLDSDGKPDIVAVNNSNYPDWNHIIVFKNKSTIGEFLFDQGMDIPTIDYPFGIATGDLDGDGKPELTVSNNGFYQTSGTSISVFRNISSDGQISFETPVQYTTETHPEDVAVGDLDGDDKLDVAVCNYSSHSVSIFKNISQPGTILLSDKVDYYSTESTNVSVGDLNGDGKPDLATVGGFDVTVYRNTCTPGLISFDEGIAYPTGYGAFGGVAISDLDSDGKADLAIAHYYGTPLAILRNLLPITVCLPPTDLKVTNVADTCVRLSWTPPSSSVLCFQVAYSSVRSGTWIKKWRPSSTDHIVLKDLQPNTTYKWAVRSICDKDSSTSEWIKGPNFTTSSSFASATLSISPNPVTGNMLTVRFTNINATNIQLTISDLQGRGFINQKLLLNVGILQKTIDVSTLPKGIYVLKIADNKNEQQQIKFVKAN